In uncultured Bacteroides sp., the following proteins share a genomic window:
- a CDS encoding septal ring lytic transglycosylase RlpA family protein, with amino-acid sequence MVNKILFTLFLLTTVSVCSSAQETGKATYYGKRMQGRNTASGIRYHNDSLTCAHRTYPFGTLLKVRNLNNDKEVIVKVTDRGPFGRRFVIDLSYCAAKEIDLLGVGIAPVEVTIYTPIEVPLRANDEIKPHWELDMAVPNKVCPDIMDEVKSNGKTGSSK; translated from the coding sequence ATGGTCAACAAGATATTATTTACACTGTTTCTGCTGACCACTGTCAGTGTTTGCTCATCTGCACAAGAAACAGGAAAAGCTACTTATTACGGGAAAAGAATGCAAGGCAGAAATACTGCCAGCGGAATTCGTTATCACAATGACAGCCTCACTTGTGCCCACCGCACATACCCTTTTGGTACCTTACTGAAAGTAAGGAATCTGAATAATGACAAAGAAGTAATTGTAAAGGTCACAGACAGAGGTCCTTTTGGCAGAAGATTCGTTATTGACTTGTCCTATTGTGCAGCAAAAGAAATTGATCTGCTTGGTGTAGGGATAGCACCTGTAGAAGTTACCATTTACACACCAATAGAGGTTCCATTAAGAGCTAATGATGAGATAAAACCTCATTGGGAACTTGATATGGCCGTCCCCAATAAAGTCTGTCCCGATATTATGGATGAAGTCAAATCTAATGGCAAAACAGGCTCATCAAAATAA
- a CDS encoding kelch repeat-containing protein, whose protein sequence is MVQRTEKNRFLQVKIALAFLFINVTLFAQNKGLVLDRESDAPLSGVNVSLNNKKVLSKTNDNGEFYLKRLYKFNPKDTLWFSYIGYSTKKIAATDIKGANNTIYLFKDTLSLKEITVTSNKRPLDESLNYTKLASLKVGVSSFGLALVGNKIYVFGGNESAIKSIASEEETIKSVTKLNYHIDWRSFSNKLQIYDIPTDSWQISNVPLRKRAFENVIYYKDRLYIFGGKNLSTSKRVEYLDNTIELYDMKQNKCFLDKTNPHPGVNCASFIYNSNLIVMGGSIKENEIHKIYSKKAHLQNLKTGLWYELPDMPTAKETKGIIIDNTVYLIGGFNDVALSNIECYNIKSGKWETIGNLPHEVERPAIAYNDDIIYIYEYDKIQTVNIKTNEIKAYPIDLTVTDCELVYYDKMLYIIGGLEPNSGYSSASKNLYRIDINDFKKTETINQ, encoded by the coding sequence ATGGTACAAAGAACAGAGAAGAACAGATTTCTTCAGGTAAAAATAGCCTTAGCTTTTTTATTTATCAATGTAACTTTATTCGCCCAGAACAAAGGATTGGTCTTAGATAGAGAATCAGATGCTCCATTATCAGGAGTAAACGTATCCCTGAATAATAAGAAGGTTTTATCTAAAACAAATGACAATGGTGAGTTCTACCTGAAAAGGTTGTATAAATTCAATCCAAAAGATACACTCTGGTTTTCCTATATCGGATATTCCACAAAGAAAATAGCTGCCACAGATATAAAAGGCGCAAATAACACTATATACCTATTCAAAGATACACTTTCACTAAAAGAAATAACAGTTACATCCAATAAACGACCACTGGATGAATCCCTTAATTATACAAAACTTGCCTCACTTAAGGTTGGAGTCAGTTCGTTTGGTTTAGCACTTGTAGGAAACAAAATCTATGTTTTTGGAGGTAATGAATCAGCTATAAAAAGTATTGCAAGTGAGGAAGAGACGATTAAAAGCGTTACAAAGCTAAATTATCATATTGACTGGCGGTCTTTTAGCAACAAATTACAAATTTACGATATACCTACAGATAGCTGGCAAATCAGTAATGTGCCACTCAGAAAAAGAGCATTCGAAAATGTAATTTATTATAAGGACAGATTATACATCTTTGGGGGTAAGAACTTATCAACAAGCAAAAGAGTTGAATATCTGGATAATACTATTGAGCTTTATGACATGAAACAGAATAAATGTTTTCTGGATAAAACAAACCCTCATCCCGGTGTAAATTGTGCTTCTTTCATTTATAATAGTAACTTAATAGTTATGGGCGGATCAATTAAAGAAAATGAGATACATAAAATTTACTCAAAGAAGGCGCACTTACAGAATCTGAAAACTGGATTGTGGTATGAACTGCCTGATATGCCAACAGCAAAAGAAACGAAAGGAATAATTATAGATAATACTGTTTATTTAATTGGAGGATTTAACGATGTAGCACTAAGTAATATTGAATGTTACAATATAAAGAGTGGAAAATGGGAAACTATAGGTAATTTACCTCACGAGGTTGAAAGACCTGCTATCGCATACAATGATGATATAATCTATATTTATGAATACGATAAAATTCAGACCGTAAATATTAAAACTAATGAGATAAAGGCCTATCCTATCGACCTCACTGTAACTGATTGTGAATTAGTTTACTATGACAAAATGTTATATATCATCGGAGGCTTGGAACCTAATTCTGGATATTCTTCTGCTTCAAAGAATTTATATCGAATTGATATTAATGACTTTAAGAAGACTGAAACTATAAACCAATAA
- the gdhA gene encoding NADP-specific glutamate dehydrogenase, with protein MNIDLIMASLEAKHPGELEYLQAVKEVLISIEDVYNQHPEFEKARIIERLVEPDRIFTFKVSWVDDKGNVQVNLGYRVQFNNAIGPYKGGIRFHASVNLSILKFLGFEQTFKNALTTLPMGGGKGGSDFSPRGKSDAEIMRFCQAFILELWRHIGPDTDVPAGDIGVGAREIGYMFGMYKKLAREFTGTFTGKGLEYGGSLIRPEATGFGGLYFVNQMLKTKGIEIKGKTIAVSGFGNVAWGAVTKATELGAKVVTISGPDGYIYDEEGISGEKIDYMLELRATGDDIVEPYAKKYNAKFVPNRHPWEVKVDIALPCATQNELDGEDAKLLIENNVLCVGEISNMGCTPEAIDLFIENKIMYAPGKAVNAGGVATSGLEMSQNAMHLSWGATEVDNKLHEIMHGIHAQCVKYGTEPDGYINYVKGANIGGFMKVAHAMMDQGIV; from the coding sequence ATGAATATCGATCTTATTATGGCTTCATTAGAAGCTAAACACCCTGGAGAGCTAGAATATCTCCAAGCTGTTAAAGAAGTGCTGATTTCTATTGAAGACGTTTATAATCAACATCCTGAATTTGAAAAAGCCCGCATCATTGAACGACTTGTAGAACCAGACAGGATCTTTACATTTAAAGTATCTTGGGTAGACGATAAAGGTAATGTTCAGGTAAACCTGGGTTACCGTGTTCAGTTCAACAACGCTATTGGTCCATATAAAGGTGGAATTCGTTTCCACGCTTCAGTAAATCTCTCCATTCTTAAATTCCTGGGATTTGAACAGACATTTAAAAACGCATTGACTACTCTTCCTATGGGTGGAGGTAAAGGTGGATCAGATTTCTCTCCACGTGGTAAGTCTGATGCTGAAATAATGCGTTTCTGCCAGGCATTCATATTAGAACTTTGGCGTCATATTGGTCCTGATACAGATGTACCTGCCGGTGATATCGGCGTAGGCGCACGTGAAATAGGTTACATGTTTGGCATGTATAAGAAACTGGCCCGTGAATTTACTGGTACCTTTACTGGTAAAGGACTTGAATACGGCGGTTCACTAATTCGTCCGGAGGCAACAGGCTTTGGCGGATTATACTTTGTAAACCAAATGCTAAAAACAAAAGGCATTGAGATCAAAGGAAAAACAATTGCAGTTTCCGGTTTTGGAAATGTAGCATGGGGTGCTGTAACCAAAGCAACTGAACTTGGAGCAAAAGTAGTTACTATCTCCGGACCTGACGGATATATTTATGATGAAGAAGGTATCAGCGGAGAAAAAATAGATTATATGCTTGAGTTACGTGCTACTGGTGATGACATAGTAGAACCATACGCAAAGAAATACAATGCGAAATTTGTTCCTAACCGTCACCCATGGGAAGTTAAGGTAGACATTGCATTACCATGTGCTACTCAGAACGAACTCGATGGCGAAGATGCTAAGCTGTTAATTGAGAACAATGTATTATGTGTGGGAGAAATTTCCAACATGGGATGTACCCCAGAAGCAATAGACCTGTTTATTGAAAACAAGATAATGTACGCACCGGGCAAAGCTGTCAATGCCGGTGGAGTAGCAACTTCCGGACTTGAAATGTCTCAGAATGCTATGCACCTGAGCTGGGGAGCAACAGAAGTAGATAACAAACTTCACGAAATTATGCACGGCATTCATGCACAATGCGTGAAGTACGGTACAGAACCTGACGGATACATTAATTATGTGAAAGGTGCAAACATAGGCGGATTCATGAAAGTGGCTCATGCTATGATGGATCAGGGCATAGTATAA
- the tnpB gene encoding IS66 family insertion sequence element accessory protein TnpB (TnpB, as the term is used for proteins encoded by IS66 family insertion elements, is considered an accessory protein, since TnpC, encoded by a neighboring gene, is a DDE family transposase.) has protein sequence MFALTESMSYYLCPHYVDMRKGIYSLYQLVKSDMKRNPLSGEVFLFVGKNRESIKILHWENGGFVLYQKKLERGTFEIPRFNPSSGQYEMKWTTFVLIMEGVCIRSAKYRKRFYTDLIR, from the coding sequence ATGTTTGCACTTACAGAATCCATGAGCTACTATCTCTGTCCTCACTATGTGGACATGCGAAAAGGTATCTATTCTTTGTACCAGTTGGTAAAGTCAGACATGAAACGGAACCCGCTATCGGGAGAAGTTTTTCTGTTTGTAGGTAAGAACAGAGAGTCAATCAAGATCTTGCACTGGGAGAACGGAGGTTTTGTTTTATATCAGAAGAAACTTGAAAGAGGAACTTTTGAGATACCCCGTTTTAATCCTTCCAGCGGTCAGTATGAGATGAAATGGACGACGTTCGTTCTGATAATGGAGGGCGTCTGCATCCGTTCCGCAAAATACAGAAAACGATTCTATACAGATTTAATACGTTGA
- a CDS encoding Xaa-Pro peptidase family protein, with translation MKTSNELTLRQEKIRALMLQSNIDAALITCNVNILYTCGQVLSGYCYLPVAGEPLYFVKRPSGLKGKHIHYIRKPEQIAEYLKEKEIPFPETLMLEGDELSFTEYTRLANIFPSSRCVNGTPIIRNARSIKTDVEIELFRQAGAAHTRAYQQIPSVYRKGMDDRQFSIEIERIMRLEGCLGIFRVFGQSMEIFFGSVLAGNNAEAPSPYDFALGGKGLSPALPGGLNGTKLEKGNTVMVDLGGNFNGYMCDMSRVFSVGKISEEAYKAHQVCLEIQSEVIAMAKPGAVCEALYNKAIDIVTKAGFKDQFMGTKQQAKFVGHGIGLEINEAPVLAPRVKQELQSGMVFALEPKIVLPGVGPVGIENSWVVNEHGVEKLTLCQEEIIDLES, from the coding sequence ATGAAAACATCTAATGAACTAACTCTGCGTCAGGAAAAGATACGGGCACTCATGCTCCAGTCTAACATTGACGCCGCACTTATTACTTGCAACGTAAACATACTATATACCTGCGGACAGGTTCTCAGCGGTTATTGCTATCTACCTGTTGCAGGAGAACCATTATATTTTGTAAAGCGACCAAGCGGATTGAAAGGGAAGCATATTCATTATATCCGGAAACCGGAGCAAATAGCCGAATATCTAAAAGAAAAAGAGATCCCTTTCCCTGAGACACTGATGCTTGAGGGAGATGAATTATCTTTTACCGAATACACCAGATTGGCAAATATATTCCCATCTTCCAGATGTGTAAACGGAACACCTATAATCCGCAACGCCCGTAGCATAAAAACGGATGTGGAAATTGAATTATTCCGTCAGGCAGGTGCAGCACATACCCGCGCTTATCAGCAAATACCTTCTGTTTATCGCAAAGGAATGGACGACCGACAGTTTTCCATTGAAATAGAACGAATTATGAGATTAGAAGGCTGCCTGGGAATCTTCCGTGTTTTTGGTCAAAGTATGGAAATCTTCTTCGGAAGTGTACTTGCCGGAAACAATGCAGAAGCGCCATCACCTTACGACTTTGCTTTGGGAGGAAAAGGATTAAGTCCAGCCCTGCCAGGGGGACTAAACGGAACAAAGCTAGAAAAAGGGAATACTGTAATGGTGGACCTTGGAGGAAACTTTAACGGATACATGTGTGATATGTCTCGCGTGTTCTCTGTTGGGAAAATTAGTGAAGAAGCATACAAAGCACATCAGGTTTGCCTTGAAATCCAATCGGAAGTCATTGCCATGGCAAAACCTGGAGCTGTTTGCGAAGCACTTTATAATAAGGCCATCGATATAGTAACCAAAGCAGGTTTCAAGGATCAGTTCATGGGAACCAAGCAACAAGCCAAGTTTGTGGGCCACGGCATCGGACTGGAAATAAACGAAGCGCCTGTACTTGCTCCGCGAGTAAAGCAAGAGTTGCAATCGGGAATGGTCTTTGCTCTTGAGCCAAAGATTGTATTGCCTGGTGTTGGTCCTGTTGGTATTGAAAATTCATGGGTTGTTAATGAACACGGAGTTGAAAAGCTCACGCTCTGCCAGGAAGAAATTATTGATTTGGAATCTTAA